The following are encoded together in the Halopiger aswanensis genome:
- a CDS encoding cytochrome b/b6 domain-containing protein yields MTNLDHGKFSRVTTIFHSLLALTVFFLFFTGYSIAFNAELWWLVELMGGNEWVLTIHRAAGFALMVLTVFWVLYMLLRPSSRSNLRDVLPDLKNDTAAFVQDVKFALGYAEERHPHAKQFAGYKADEVPLLSYVGKGVIAIFAVELVLLMISGLLIWQKTWLIDFYNTQSVAMGFVAFHGLLGIIMFMGVMFHTFEHACHPAFYPVEMKAFLPKEETPNFHGDPDDYDTTGIENLRLKPTWKWATNLFGAMVIIGIAGVLAGSMTYGGYPIPETLAFNEGNIFRTIAINIGVLVLFIGLALSMYGNILRVRYQRQREAQGDQTAESQQEGTDADADVIAADGGETQ; encoded by the coding sequence GTGACGAACCTCGACCACGGGAAGTTCTCCCGCGTCACCACGATCTTCCACTCGCTGCTGGCGTTGACCGTATTCTTCCTGTTCTTTACAGGGTACTCCATCGCGTTCAACGCCGAGCTGTGGTGGCTCGTCGAACTCATGGGCGGCAACGAGTGGGTCCTGACCATCCACCGCGCCGCCGGCTTCGCGCTCATGGTGCTGACCGTGTTCTGGGTGCTGTACATGCTGCTGCGCCCCTCGAGCCGGTCGAACCTGCGCGACGTGCTCCCCGACCTCAAGAACGATACGGCGGCGTTCGTCCAGGACGTCAAGTTCGCGCTCGGCTACGCGGAGGAGCGCCACCCCCACGCCAAGCAGTTCGCCGGCTACAAGGCCGACGAGGTGCCGCTGCTGTCGTACGTCGGCAAGGGCGTCATCGCGATCTTCGCGGTCGAGCTCGTCCTGCTGATGATCTCGGGGCTACTCATCTGGCAGAAGACGTGGCTGATCGACTTCTACAACACCCAGTCGGTCGCCATGGGCTTCGTCGCCTTCCACGGCCTCCTCGGGATCATCATGTTCATGGGCGTGATGTTCCACACCTTCGAGCACGCCTGCCATCCGGCCTTCTACCCGGTCGAGATGAAGGCGTTCCTCCCGAAGGAGGAGACGCCGAACTTCCACGGCGATCCCGACGACTACGACACCACCGGGATCGAGAACCTGCGGCTGAAGCCGACCTGGAAGTGGGCGACGAACCTGTTCGGCGCCATGGTCATCATCGGCATCGCCGGCGTGCTGGCCGGCAGCATGACCTACGGCGGCTACCCGATCCCCGAAACGCTGGCGTTCAACGAGGGGAACATCTTCCGCACGATCGCCATCAACATCGGCGTCCTCGTGCTGTTCATCGGACTCGCCCTCTCGATGTACGGGAACATCCTGCGGGTTCGGTACCAGCGCCAGCGCGAGGCGCAGGGTGACCAGACGGCCGAGAGCCAGCAGGAAGGAACTGACGCCGACGCGGACGTGATCGCCGCCGACGGCGGCGAGACGCAGTAA
- a CDS encoding EamA family transporter, producing the protein MNYVLWALLAMGCYSFAFLFMKIALQDLPTFTVMPIAVGTLAVGATTVAALFGEWSIPSAASRSVGFAFAAGICLAGAVVGYFRALSTGPVSTVVPIFGMFLVGGALLGVVILGEGVTARKALGIAFGAVAVVLIAT; encoded by the coding sequence GTGAACTACGTGTTGTGGGCACTGCTGGCGATGGGTTGTTATTCGTTTGCGTTCCTGTTTATGAAAATTGCACTCCAAGATCTGCCGACATTCACCGTCATGCCGATTGCGGTCGGCACACTGGCTGTGGGAGCGACAACTGTGGCGGCCCTGTTCGGTGAGTGGTCGATTCCGTCGGCGGCGAGCCGATCTGTTGGGTTTGCATTCGCAGCAGGCATCTGCCTCGCTGGTGCCGTCGTTGGGTATTTCCGTGCACTCTCGACTGGTCCCGTTAGCACCGTCGTGCCGATCTTCGGGATGTTCCTCGTTGGTGGCGCACTCCTCGGAGTCGTCATATTGGGCGAGGGAGTCACGGCGAGGAAGGCCCTCGGCATCGCGTTTGGTGCTGTTGCGGTCGTCCTCATAGCTACGTGA
- a CDS encoding hydrogenase iron-sulfur subunit: protein MNVGSFVCSCAGTCDIDLEAARDGIDHVDVAASSRMLCQDGLSGMEHVIEEHDLDQLIVTCPEAPAQEKITEAATENGLHPDAVSFVDQREGAGWVHGESEATAKTARMVNARYAGLEHESVHQSLTHEAGDAVAVVGDAETAAALAEDADVTLIANGNDYANSDYDLEDVTIERGRVVAVDGKYGEFEVTVRAQVTEDCIACMKCVHEGPDGAVTRYPVDIDPEVDDESLAECCPTDAIDLDGVERTLEVDQVVHPSATDSARGGRIGFYTAPITSEKIASIERHLGGLTKPEFLDLEMDVCAAGDSSRVGCNECVEACPHDAVERSGIDEVEFNTELCQNCGACTSSCPTGATQLREPSNERIAREVEELLTPDEVEDSWIPGRGGSGLEESVVAFVCSEQAADALAEYGRLAAAGREDIEYPPILPVQVNCTDTVGEAHVMHVLACGADGVAIVGCGGDCLHSGPDPKAELVRRLDVATDDLGLGKRVEFFAPDPNEPRAFVEEISTFVVGLEESPIPEGEHEATGEIDDPERENPAFDSHGWTLESVRAILEHVDPEREVIRGLKDFGRVEVDDACTLTPTCSTLCPTDALRRTQAGLEFNHERCVNCGLCEDGCVENAITVEEGLDLSLLPENQPSESADDADGDADPAWTQVFEGSMLECKNCGTEFTSERSAERIKGEVGDLVSGMAPNADGSIFDYCPECRSMLLYSRGDD from the coding sequence ATGAACGTCGGCTCTTTCGTCTGTTCGTGCGCTGGCACCTGCGACATCGATCTGGAGGCGGCGCGCGACGGGATCGACCACGTCGACGTCGCCGCCAGCTCCCGGATGCTCTGTCAGGACGGACTCTCCGGCATGGAACACGTCATCGAGGAACACGACCTCGATCAGCTCATCGTCACCTGTCCGGAGGCTCCGGCCCAGGAGAAGATCACCGAAGCGGCCACCGAGAACGGCCTGCATCCCGACGCGGTCTCGTTCGTCGACCAGCGCGAGGGCGCGGGCTGGGTCCACGGCGAATCCGAGGCGACGGCCAAGACCGCCCGGATGGTCAACGCGCGCTACGCGGGCCTGGAACACGAATCGGTCCACCAGTCGCTCACCCACGAGGCCGGCGACGCCGTCGCGGTCGTCGGCGACGCCGAAACCGCCGCCGCGCTGGCCGAGGACGCCGACGTGACGCTGATCGCGAACGGCAACGACTACGCGAACTCGGACTACGACCTCGAGGACGTGACGATCGAGCGCGGCCGCGTCGTCGCGGTCGACGGCAAGTACGGCGAGTTCGAGGTCACCGTCCGCGCGCAGGTCACCGAGGACTGCATCGCCTGCATGAAGTGCGTCCACGAGGGTCCCGACGGCGCGGTGACGCGCTACCCGGTCGACATCGACCCCGAGGTCGACGACGAGTCGCTGGCTGAGTGCTGTCCGACCGACGCCATCGACCTCGACGGCGTCGAGCGCACGCTCGAGGTCGATCAGGTCGTCCATCCCTCGGCGACGGATTCCGCCCGCGGCGGCCGGATCGGCTTCTACACCGCCCCGATCACGTCCGAGAAGATCGCATCGATCGAGCGCCACCTCGGCGGGCTCACCAAACCCGAGTTCCTCGACCTCGAGATGGACGTCTGCGCGGCCGGCGACTCGAGCCGCGTCGGCTGCAACGAGTGCGTCGAGGCCTGTCCGCACGACGCGGTCGAGCGGTCGGGCATCGACGAGGTCGAGTTCAACACGGAACTGTGCCAGAACTGCGGCGCCTGTACCAGTTCGTGTCCGACGGGTGCAACCCAACTGCGCGAACCCTCGAACGAGCGTATCGCCCGCGAGGTCGAGGAACTGCTCACGCCCGACGAGGTCGAAGATAGCTGGATCCCGGGCCGGGGCGGCTCCGGCCTCGAGGAGTCCGTCGTCGCCTTCGTCTGCTCGGAGCAGGCGGCCGACGCGCTGGCCGAGTACGGGCGCCTCGCAGCCGCCGGCCGCGAGGACATCGAGTACCCGCCGATCCTCCCCGTCCAGGTCAACTGTACTGATACCGTCGGCGAGGCCCACGTCATGCACGTGCTGGCCTGCGGCGCCGACGGCGTGGCGATCGTCGGCTGCGGCGGCGACTGTCTGCACTCCGGACCGGACCCGAAGGCCGAACTCGTCCGCCGACTCGACGTCGCCACGGACGACCTCGGCCTCGGCAAGCGCGTGGAGTTCTTCGCACCCGATCCGAACGAGCCGCGGGCGTTCGTCGAGGAGATCTCGACGTTCGTCGTCGGCCTCGAGGAGTCGCCGATTCCGGAAGGCGAGCACGAGGCGACCGGCGAGATCGACGACCCCGAGCGCGAGAACCCCGCCTTCGACAGTCACGGCTGGACGCTCGAGAGCGTCCGCGCGATCCTCGAGCACGTCGACCCCGAACGGGAGGTGATCCGCGGGTTGAAGGACTTCGGCCGCGTCGAGGTCGACGACGCGTGTACGCTCACGCCGACGTGTTCGACGCTCTGTCCGACCGACGCGCTGCGTCGCACGCAGGCCGGCCTCGAGTTCAACCACGAACGCTGCGTCAACTGCGGCCTCTGCGAGGACGGCTGCGTGGAGAACGCGATTACGGTCGAGGAAGGGCTCGATCTCTCCCTGCTGCCCGAGAATCAGCCGAGTGAGAGTGCGGACGACGCGGACGGTGATGCGGATCCCGCGTGGACCCAGGTCTTCGAGGGCTCGATGCTCGAGTGCAAGAACTGCGGCACGGAGTTCACGAGCGAGCGATCGGCCGAACGGATCAAAGGCGAGGTCGGCGACCTCGTCTCGGGGATGGCCCCGAACGCGGACGGCAGCATCTTCGACTACTGTCCGGAGTGTCGCTCGATGCTGCTGTACAGCCGAGGTGACGACTGA
- a CDS encoding 4Fe-4S dicluster domain-containing protein: MSTNEQQQTARISDGNMTTGEGMRLFPDVEACIDCGGCVVACKRTWDVGPDRERIDIVNMLEGQEADEGYNGRQSAALADGANPGETNVPMQCFHCENAPCISVCPTDALQKSDDGFVDLKESLCVGCQYCLSACPFGAPQFPKEDEGSAEIVGTGGTMEKCTGCKERQMADQGPACVDECATNALLVGTAGEIADELEKRDSQPFFNDEAMEIIFGKEDAQLFES; the protein is encoded by the coding sequence ATGTCAACAAACGAACAACAGCAGACCGCGCGAATCAGCGACGGAAACATGACCACCGGGGAGGGAATGCGCCTCTTCCCGGACGTGGAAGCGTGTATCGACTGCGGCGGCTGCGTCGTCGCCTGTAAACGCACCTGGGACGTCGGTCCGGACCGCGAACGGATTGACATCGTCAACATGCTCGAAGGTCAGGAGGCCGACGAGGGCTACAACGGTCGCCAGTCCGCGGCGCTGGCCGACGGCGCGAACCCCGGCGAGACGAACGTGCCGATGCAGTGTTTCCACTGCGAGAACGCCCCCTGTATCTCGGTCTGTCCGACCGACGCCCTACAGAAGAGCGACGACGGGTTCGTCGACCTGAAGGAGAGCCTCTGCGTGGGCTGTCAGTACTGTCTCTCGGCCTGTCCGTTCGGCGCGCCGCAGTTCCCCAAGGAGGACGAGGGCTCGGCCGAAATCGTCGGCACCGGCGGCACCATGGAGAAGTGTACCGGCTGCAAGGAGCGCCAGATGGCCGATCAGGGGCCGGCCTGCGTCGACGAGTGTGCGACCAACGCACTGCTGGTCGGGACGGCCGGCGAGATCGCCGACGAACTCGAGAAGCGCGACAGCCAGCCGTTCTTCAACGACGAAGCGATGGAAATCATCTTCGGGAAGGAGGACGCCCAACTGTTCGAATCATGA
- the trpB gene encoding tryptophan synthase subunit beta, producing the protein MSDGEFEGYGGRHVPEPLEEPLSQLAAAYDEVAATDEFQAEFRSLLEEFAGRPTPLYYARNLSERYGADIYLKREDLLHGGAHKINNCLGQALLAKRAGRERLIAETGAGQHGTATAMVGALLGLDTEIYMGKKDARRQEMNVFRMRLMGAEVNEVTRGDEGLADAVDAALEDFAQNVENTHYLVGSVVGPDPFPRMVRDFQSVIGEEAREQFRERTGDLPDAAVACVGGGSNAIGLFHAFRDDEVDFYGAEGGGEGADSSKHAAPLASGTDDVIHGMKTRVLEDDVDVHSVSAGLDYPGVGPEHAMFRAVGRCEYTGITDEEALAAFRELSETEGIIPALESSHAVARAIELAEEGDHETILVNLSGRGDKDMETAATKFDL; encoded by the coding sequence ATGTCCGACGGAGAGTTCGAGGGATACGGCGGTCGACACGTTCCGGAACCGCTCGAGGAACCGCTTTCGCAGCTCGCGGCGGCCTACGACGAGGTCGCGGCTACCGACGAGTTCCAGGCGGAGTTTCGCAGCCTGCTCGAGGAGTTCGCCGGTCGCCCGACGCCGCTGTACTACGCGCGCAACCTGAGCGAGCGCTACGGCGCCGACATCTACCTCAAGCGCGAGGACCTGCTCCACGGCGGCGCGCACAAGATCAACAACTGCCTCGGCCAGGCCCTGCTGGCTAAACGTGCGGGCCGCGAGCGACTGATCGCTGAAACGGGCGCCGGACAGCACGGCACCGCGACCGCCATGGTCGGCGCCCTGCTGGGGCTGGACACGGAGATCTACATGGGGAAGAAAGACGCCCGGCGCCAGGAGATGAACGTCTTCCGCATGCGGCTGATGGGCGCCGAGGTCAACGAAGTCACCCGCGGCGATGAGGGGCTCGCGGATGCCGTCGACGCCGCGCTCGAGGACTTCGCGCAGAACGTCGAGAACACGCACTACCTCGTCGGCAGCGTCGTCGGTCCGGATCCGTTCCCGCGGATGGTTCGGGACTTCCAGAGCGTCATCGGCGAGGAGGCCCGCGAACAGTTCCGAGAGCGGACCGGCGACCTGCCGGACGCCGCGGTCGCCTGCGTCGGCGGCGGCTCGAACGCGATCGGCCTCTTCCACGCGTTCCGCGACGACGAGGTCGACTTCTACGGCGCCGAGGGCGGCGGCGAGGGCGCGGACTCGAGCAAGCACGCCGCACCCCTCGCGAGCGGAACCGACGACGTCATCCACGGAATGAAAACGCGCGTGCTCGAGGACGACGTGGACGTCCACTCCGTCTCGGCCGGCCTCGACTACCCCGGCGTCGGCCCCGAACACGCCATGTTCCGGGCCGTCGGCCGCTGCGAGTACACGGGGATCACCGACGAGGAAGCGCTCGCCGCCTTCCGCGAACTGAGCGAAACCGAGGGCATCATCCCGGCGCTCGAGTCCAGCCACGCGGTCGCTCGAGCGATCGAACTCGCCGAGGAGGGCGACCACGAGACGATCCTCGTGAACCTCTCGGGACGGGGCGACAAGGATATGGAGACCGCGGCGACGAAGTTCGATCTCTGA
- a CDS encoding DUF7553 family protein codes for MVDDETDSDRNLEPDPEREHDRRSEPDPEPGPVGEHAPDEHLKRVREYLQYATEGADGPVQTQLNSLTKGVFEEQADDLTAGDDPPKADRIEEIAEKLDGLAAEADGKTTEHILAARDHCLAFLEEGGGEGQADSE; via the coding sequence ATGGTCGACGACGAGACCGACTCCGATCGCAACCTCGAGCCGGACCCCGAACGAGAACACGACCGCCGCTCCGAACCGGACCCAGAACCCGGCCCCGTCGGGGAGCACGCGCCCGACGAACACTTAAAGCGGGTTCGCGAGTACCTCCAGTACGCGACCGAAGGCGCCGATGGGCCGGTACAGACGCAACTGAACTCGCTCACCAAGGGCGTCTTCGAGGAGCAGGCCGACGACCTCACGGCGGGCGACGATCCGCCGAAGGCCGATCGCATCGAGGAAATCGCCGAGAAACTCGACGGACTCGCCGCCGAGGCCGACGGCAAGACGACCGAGCACATCCTGGCCGCGCGCGATCACTGCCTCGCGTTTCTCGAGGAGGGCGGCGGCGAAGGGCAAGCGGACAGCGAGTGA
- a CDS encoding molybdopterin oxidoreductase family protein: protein MSTEPVTLDLDRRSFMKASALAGATILGSGATGRVLSDDQGESTGVEDDAETAKVICNYCSVGCGFKAVKEGNSFVGQEPWKENPINNGSLCSKGASILETEHSPTRLKHPLKKENGEWRKITWNEAYDEIAETWQDVVEEYGPDSTMMVGSAHHSNEEAYAFRKLAAFMGTNNVDHQARICHSPTVAGLANTWGFGAMTNTINDYRNFDLNIIIGQNPAEAHPIAMQHILEGQARGGTIVSIDPRYTKTSAHADHYYRMRPGTDVAIMMGLLHYLDEQDELDEEMLSDRVNGWEDAYAELDRYDLETAAEISWLDVEDLEEIGDLIIENKPNVQIEWAMGGTQHNNGTQNIRSYALLSLASGSAARSGGGLQVMRGHANVQGATDLGVDADILPGYYSVSSPGSWAHWANVWNQSPWTSGSTDFNDMYSRFDMMPEDLFADLGETEETITTAQVDTEVQDSLGGDEYRPDEVTTRSMMFQSGLTVARWYEAALPQEERLHESNLYQPNPLKMLFLWGHSANSINEMDKMKQAMEALDLLVVVDVFPAVAGTLSDEDNVILLPASSQYEHYRSLTNTHRSVQWSEPAGQPAHNSKPDLQIMQELADRFGFGEHFDWGSGEEIHNGKSTYEDALREINLGVRSIGYQQPPEKLQQHREYDYAFNTETLRADSEGLPVSGEYWSLPWPYWGEGHTGTPIIWRDDMDPREGGHDFRANWGTEAPSPEDWEAMDVDREYPLQETYDEHGEEGLEMLREPYQPDWWDEEIEGVPQYPHYTTTLPDDITNPSEMSLPVEYALSPDQSPYDAAQALEEEYGHDLDMEFWEQYDVEQPDPPTGRGKARAVAWNFLDTVPVHREPIESPYPDLAEDWPANGFQQNVYRLDQNNGQTQQQATEAVHEKGFEVILTSGRQVEHQGGGSETRNNEMTADRQPHMYAEIHPDRAEEMGITGGDEVIVHSAHDAKSAILVKAKVDYRPHPDEVFLPYHWGGVFGGKDKSDDWPEGTKPLAIGDSVNIVTAHGFDAETQMQETKVGMVRVEKATPERIEELDMEFIDFPQDEEGLGLQKQYDVREHDMLADD from the coding sequence ATGAGTACGGAACCAGTTACACTGGATCTCGACCGGCGGTCGTTCATGAAGGCGTCCGCCCTCGCCGGGGCCACCATACTCGGCAGCGGGGCAACGGGGCGCGTTCTCAGCGACGACCAGGGCGAATCGACCGGCGTCGAGGACGACGCCGAGACGGCAAAAGTCATCTGTAACTACTGCTCGGTCGGCTGCGGGTTCAAGGCCGTCAAGGAGGGCAACTCCTTCGTGGGTCAGGAGCCCTGGAAGGAGAACCCGATCAACAACGGCTCGCTCTGTTCGAAGGGAGCGAGCATCCTCGAGACGGAGCACTCGCCGACCCGACTGAAGCACCCGCTGAAGAAGGAAAACGGCGAGTGGCGCAAGATCACGTGGAACGAGGCCTACGACGAGATCGCCGAGACCTGGCAGGATGTCGTCGAGGAGTACGGGCCCGACAGCACGATGATGGTCGGCAGCGCCCACCACTCCAACGAGGAGGCCTACGCCTTCCGGAAGCTGGCGGCCTTTATGGGCACGAACAACGTCGACCACCAGGCGCGGATCTGTCACTCCCCGACCGTCGCCGGCCTCGCGAACACGTGGGGCTTCGGCGCGATGACCAACACGATCAACGACTACCGCAACTTCGATCTCAACATCATCATCGGGCAGAACCCCGCCGAGGCCCACCCGATCGCGATGCAGCACATCCTCGAGGGCCAGGCCCGGGGCGGGACGATCGTCTCGATCGACCCGCGCTACACGAAGACCTCGGCCCACGCCGACCACTACTACCGGATGCGGCCGGGGACCGACGTGGCGATCATGATGGGCCTGCTCCACTACCTCGACGAGCAGGACGAGCTCGACGAGGAGATGCTCTCCGATCGGGTCAACGGCTGGGAGGACGCCTACGCCGAACTCGACCGGTACGACCTCGAGACGGCCGCCGAGATCTCCTGGCTCGACGTCGAGGATCTCGAGGAGATCGGCGACCTGATCATCGAGAACAAGCCCAACGTCCAGATCGAGTGGGCGATGGGCGGGACCCAGCACAACAACGGGACCCAGAACATCCGCTCGTACGCGCTGCTTAGCCTCGCATCGGGCAGCGCAGCCCGCTCGGGCGGCGGCCTCCAGGTCATGCGCGGCCACGCGAACGTCCAGGGTGCGACCGACCTCGGCGTCGACGCCGACATCCTGCCGGGCTACTACTCGGTGAGTTCGCCCGGGTCGTGGGCCCACTGGGCGAACGTCTGGAATCAGAGTCCGTGGACCAGCGGGAGCACGGACTTCAACGACATGTACAGCCGGTTCGACATGATGCCCGAGGACCTCTTTGCGGACCTCGGCGAGACGGAAGAGACCATCACGACCGCACAGGTCGACACCGAGGTGCAGGACAGCCTCGGCGGCGACGAGTACCGGCCGGACGAGGTCACGACCCGCTCGATGATGTTCCAGTCCGGGCTGACCGTCGCCCGCTGGTACGAGGCCGCACTCCCCCAGGAGGAGCGACTCCACGAGTCGAACCTCTACCAGCCGAACCCGCTGAAGATGCTGTTCCTCTGGGGCCACTCGGCCAACTCCATCAACGAGATGGACAAGATGAAGCAGGCGATGGAGGCGCTCGACCTGCTGGTCGTCGTCGACGTCTTCCCCGCCGTCGCCGGCACCCTCTCCGACGAGGACAACGTCATCCTGCTGCCGGCCTCGAGCCAGTACGAGCACTACCGGTCGCTGACGAACACGCACCGGTCCGTGCAGTGGTCCGAGCCCGCCGGCCAGCCGGCCCACAACTCCAAGCCCGACCTCCAGATCATGCAGGAGCTGGCCGACCGGTTCGGCTTCGGCGAGCACTTCGACTGGGGCAGCGGCGAGGAGATCCACAACGGCAAGAGCACCTACGAGGACGCGCTCCGGGAGATCAACCTCGGCGTGCGCTCGATCGGCTACCAGCAGCCCCCCGAGAAGCTCCAGCAACACCGCGAGTACGACTACGCGTTCAATACCGAGACGCTGCGAGCCGACTCCGAGGGGCTGCCGGTCAGCGGCGAGTACTGGTCGCTGCCCTGGCCCTACTGGGGCGAGGGCCACACCGGCACCCCGATCATCTGGCGCGACGACATGGACCCCCGCGAGGGCGGGCACGACTTCCGCGCCAACTGGGGTACCGAGGCGCCGTCGCCCGAGGACTGGGAGGCGATGGACGTCGACCGGGAGTACCCGCTCCAGGAGACCTACGACGAACACGGCGAAGAGGGCCTCGAGATGCTCCGCGAGCCCTACCAGCCCGACTGGTGGGACGAAGAGATCGAGGGCGTCCCGCAGTACCCCCACTACACGACGACGCTGCCGGACGATATCACGAACCCCAGCGAGATGTCCCTGCCCGTCGAGTACGCGCTGAGTCCGGATCAGTCGCCCTACGACGCGGCCCAGGCGCTCGAGGAGGAGTACGGCCACGACCTCGACATGGAGTTCTGGGAGCAGTACGACGTCGAGCAGCCGGATCCGCCGACGGGTCGCGGGAAGGCCCGCGCCGTCGCCTGGAACTTCCTCGACACGGTGCCGGTTCACCGCGAACCGATCGAGAGTCCGTACCCCGACCTCGCCGAAGACTGGCCGGCCAACGGCTTCCAGCAGAACGTCTACCGTCTCGACCAGAACAACGGCCAGACCCAGCAGCAGGCCACCGAGGCGGTCCACGAGAAAGGGTTCGAAGTCATCCTCACCTCCGGCCGACAGGTCGAACACCAGGGTGGCGGTTCCGAGACGCGGAACAACGAGATGACCGCCGACCGCCAGCCCCACATGTACGCGGAGATCCACCCCGACCGCGCCGAGGAGATGGGCATCACCGGCGGCGACGAGGTCATCGTCCACTCCGCTCACGACGCCAAGAGCGCGATCCTCGTGAAGGCGAAGGTCGACTACCGACCCCACCCCGACGAGGTCTTCCTCCCCTACCACTGGGGCGGCGTCTTCGGCGGCAAGGACAAGTCCGACGACTGGCCCGAGGGCACGAAGCCGCTGGCGATCGGCGACTCCGTAAACATCGTCACCGCCCACGGCTTCGACGCCGAGACCCAGATGCAGGAGACGAAGGTCGGCATGGTCCGCGTCGAGAAGGCCACGCCCGAACGGATCGAGGAACTCGACATGGAGTTCATCGACTTCCCGCAGGACGAGGAGGGACTCGGACTCCAGAAACAGTACGACGTGCGAGAGCACGACATGCTCGCAGACGACTAA